From Corvus cornix cornix isolate S_Up_H32 chromosome 6, ASM73873v5, whole genome shotgun sequence, one genomic window encodes:
- the BLNK gene encoding B-cell linker protein isoform X5: protein MDLISWKLQKMVHDIKKNESGIINKFKKFQNEQVALICKTGKDTWDRLKKKPPPSLPQRDYASERADNEEEQWSDDFDSDYENPDDHSDSEMYVVPSEENPDDSYEPPPSEKEKKKIPSAFPISRGEYADNRTSHQQLPPINKPLPSTPSPAMSRPKKPSVPSMPLPSPAAKPKVPPKPKECSDDEDNYIVPVDNDDDNYIEPTESSISLPTRSPVNRFMKTTKPAPPISPKPSLTSDMQEVYEVPEEEEKPSPPLVTSRFTKPLMFMPAQNTEHSHVHSVTRESPKQDTSRNVLPLPRSRLLPKTDHEANNNDESQRFSNTQESRFPTGAAPSPLPRGLKKTSNAVISPKPCLPPRETLTANEEKPTAPERQRSSNQELPLPPLPSGAQKPLLPKSSILPKVPEAANRSLGASLPSSTSSISSSADQDAGVHSKAWYAATCDRKMAEDALYRSNKDGSFLVRKSSGQDSRQPYTLVVFYNRRVYNIPIRFIESTRQYALGREKSGEERFDSVAEIVENHQRTSLVLIDSQNNTKDSTKLKHVVRVS from the exons GAAGCTTCAAAAGATGGTGCATGAcatcaagaaaaatgaaagtgggATAATAAACAAATTCAAAAA GTTCCAAAATGAACAAGTGGCCTTAATTTGCAAAACTGGGAAAGATACTTGGGATCG GCTTAAAAAAAAGCCACCGCCAAGTCTACCACAAAGGGATTATGCTTCAG AACGTGCAGACAATGAAGAGGAACAATGGTCAGATGATTTT GACAGTGATTATGAAAATCCAGATGACCACTCTGACTCTGAGATGTATGTGGTCCCCAGTGAAGAGAATCCTGATGACAGCTATGAGCCACCTCCAagtgagaaggagaaaaagaagattcCTTCTGCATTCCCTATTTCTAGGGGTGAATATGCAG ACAATCGCACCAGTCATCAACAGCTTCCTCCCATCAACAAACCTCTCCCAAGTACACCCAGTCCAGCCATGTCCAGACCAAAGAAACCATCTGTGCCATCCATGCCATTGCCATCTCCTGCTGCAAAACCAAAAGTGCCACCAAAGCCTAAGGAGTGCAGTGATGATGAG GATAATTATATTGTGCCAGTGGACAATGATGATGATAACTATATTGAACCCACAGAAAGCAGCATATCACTACCTACAAGAT cTCCTGTGAACAGATTTATGAAGACAACAAAGCCAGCCCCCCCTATTtctccaaagccttctcttaCTTCTGATATGCAAG AAGTCTATGAGGTTCCTGAAGAAGAG GAAAAACCATCACCACCACTGGTAACCAG TAGGTTCACCAAGCCACTCATGTTTATGCCTGCTCAGAATACAGAGCACTCCCACGTGCACAGTGTGACCAGAGAGTCACCTAAGCAGGATACTTCCAG aaatgttttgccTCTCCCCAGAAGTCGTCTTCTTCCAAAAACA GACCATGAAGCAAACAATAATGATGAAA GTCAGAGGTTCAGCAACACACAAGAATCCAGATTtcccactggagcagctccatctCCATTACCAAGGGGCCT CAAGAAAACTTCTAATGCAGTAATTTCACCA AAACCATGTTTACCCCCCAGAGAGACCTTAACTGCAAATGAAG AAAAACCTACGGCACCAGAACGACAACGCAGTTCCAACCAGGAGCTTCCACTTCCACCCCTTCCAAGTGGTGCCCAAAA GCCTCTGCTCCCAAAGTCCTCAATTCTGCCAA AAGTGCCAGAAGCTGCAAACCGTTCTTTGGGTgcttccctccccagcagcacttcATCTATTTCAAGTTCTGCAGACCAG GATGCTGGTGTTCACAGTAAAGCATGGTATGCTGCTACCTGTGATAGGAAAATGGCAGAAGATGCATTGTACCGATCAAACAAG GATGGATCTTTTCTAGTAAGGAAGAGTTCTGGACAGGACTCACGGCAACCATACACACTGGTGGTGTTTTACAACAGAAGAGTGTACAACATTCCTATACGATTTATTGAATCAACAAGACAATATGCACTGGGCAGAGAAAAAAGTGGTGAAGAG CGCTTTGACAGTGTTGCTGAAATAGTAGAGAATCACCAGCGCACCTCCCTGGTTCTAATTGACAGCCAGAACAACACAAAAGACTcaacaaaactgaaacatgTTGTAAGAGTTTCTTAA
- the BLNK gene encoding B-cell linker protein isoform X6, whose translation MDKLNKLTVPAGEKFRKLQKMVHDIKKNESGIINKFKKLKKKPPPSLPQRDYASERADNEEEQWSDDFDSDYENPDDHSDSEMYVVPSEENPDDSYEPPPSEKEKKKIPSAFPISRGEYADNRTSHQQLPPINKPLPSTPSPAMSRPKKPSVPSMPLPSPAAKPKVPPKPKECSDDEDNYIVPVDNDDDNYIEPTESSISLPTRSPVNRFMKTTKPAPPISPKPSLTSDMQEVYEVPEEEEKPSPPLVTSRFTKPLMFMPAQNTEHSHVHSVTRESPKQDTSRNVLPLPRSRLLPKTDHEANNNDESQRFSNTQESRFPTGAAPSPLPRGLKKTSNAVISPKPCLPPRETLTANEEKPTAPERQRSSNQELPLPPLPSGAQKPLLPKSSILPKVPEAANRSLGASLPSSTSSISSSADQDAGVHSKAWYAATCDRKMAEDALYRSNKDGSFLVRKSSGQDSRQPYTLVVFYNRRVYNIPIRFIESTRQYALGREKSGEERFDSVAEIVENHQRTSLVLIDSQNNTKDSTKLKHVVRVS comes from the exons GAAGCTTCAAAAGATGGTGCATGAcatcaagaaaaatgaaagtgggATAATAAACAAATTCAAAAA GCTTAAAAAAAAGCCACCGCCAAGTCTACCACAAAGGGATTATGCTTCAG AACGTGCAGACAATGAAGAGGAACAATGGTCAGATGATTTT GACAGTGATTATGAAAATCCAGATGACCACTCTGACTCTGAGATGTATGTGGTCCCCAGTGAAGAGAATCCTGATGACAGCTATGAGCCACCTCCAagtgagaaggagaaaaagaagattcCTTCTGCATTCCCTATTTCTAGGGGTGAATATGCAG ACAATCGCACCAGTCATCAACAGCTTCCTCCCATCAACAAACCTCTCCCAAGTACACCCAGTCCAGCCATGTCCAGACCAAAGAAACCATCTGTGCCATCCATGCCATTGCCATCTCCTGCTGCAAAACCAAAAGTGCCACCAAAGCCTAAGGAGTGCAGTGATGATGAG GATAATTATATTGTGCCAGTGGACAATGATGATGATAACTATATTGAACCCACAGAAAGCAGCATATCACTACCTACAAGAT cTCCTGTGAACAGATTTATGAAGACAACAAAGCCAGCCCCCCCTATTtctccaaagccttctcttaCTTCTGATATGCAAG AAGTCTATGAGGTTCCTGAAGAAGAG GAAAAACCATCACCACCACTGGTAACCAG TAGGTTCACCAAGCCACTCATGTTTATGCCTGCTCAGAATACAGAGCACTCCCACGTGCACAGTGTGACCAGAGAGTCACCTAAGCAGGATACTTCCAG aaatgttttgccTCTCCCCAGAAGTCGTCTTCTTCCAAAAACA GACCATGAAGCAAACAATAATGATGAAA GTCAGAGGTTCAGCAACACACAAGAATCCAGATTtcccactggagcagctccatctCCATTACCAAGGGGCCT CAAGAAAACTTCTAATGCAGTAATTTCACCA AAACCATGTTTACCCCCCAGAGAGACCTTAACTGCAAATGAAG AAAAACCTACGGCACCAGAACGACAACGCAGTTCCAACCAGGAGCTTCCACTTCCACCCCTTCCAAGTGGTGCCCAAAA GCCTCTGCTCCCAAAGTCCTCAATTCTGCCAA AAGTGCCAGAAGCTGCAAACCGTTCTTTGGGTgcttccctccccagcagcacttcATCTATTTCAAGTTCTGCAGACCAG GATGCTGGTGTTCACAGTAAAGCATGGTATGCTGCTACCTGTGATAGGAAAATGGCAGAAGATGCATTGTACCGATCAAACAAG GATGGATCTTTTCTAGTAAGGAAGAGTTCTGGACAGGACTCACGGCAACCATACACACTGGTGGTGTTTTACAACAGAAGAGTGTACAACATTCCTATACGATTTATTGAATCAACAAGACAATATGCACTGGGCAGAGAAAAAAGTGGTGAAGAG CGCTTTGACAGTGTTGCTGAAATAGTAGAGAATCACCAGCGCACCTCCCTGGTTCTAATTGACAGCCAGAACAACACAAAAGACTcaacaaaactgaaacatgTTGTAAGAGTTTCTTAA
- the BLNK gene encoding B-cell linker protein isoform X4, which yields MPESAAVVEKLCMNGSHFLNALDYELSRFKTMHQPKLQKMVHDIKKNESGIINKFKKFQNEQVALICKTGKDTWDRLKKKPPPSLPQRDYASERADNEEEQWSDDFDSDYENPDDHSDSEMYVVPSEENPDDSYEPPPSEKEKKKIPSAFPISRGEYADNRTSHQQLPPINKPLPSTPSPAMSRPKKPSVPSMPLPSPAAKPKVPPKPKECSDDEDNYIVPVDNDDDNYIEPTESSISLPTRSPVNRFMKTTKPAPPISPKPSLTSDMQEVYEVPEEEEKPSPPLVTSRFTKPLMFMPAQNTEHSHVHSVTRESPKQDTSRNVLPLPRSRLLPKTDHEANNNDESQRFSNTQESRFPTGAAPSPLPRGLKKTSNAVISPKPCLPPRETLTANEEKPTAPERQRSSNQELPLPPLPSGAQKPLLPKSSILPKVPEAANRSLGASLPSSTSSISSSADQDAGVHSKAWYAATCDRKMAEDALYRSNKDGSFLVRKSSGQDSRQPYTLVVFYNRRVYNIPIRFIESTRQYALGREKSGEERFDSVAEIVENHQRTSLVLIDSQNNTKDSTKLKHVVRVS from the exons GAAGCTTCAAAAGATGGTGCATGAcatcaagaaaaatgaaagtgggATAATAAACAAATTCAAAAA GTTCCAAAATGAACAAGTGGCCTTAATTTGCAAAACTGGGAAAGATACTTGGGATCG GCTTAAAAAAAAGCCACCGCCAAGTCTACCACAAAGGGATTATGCTTCAG AACGTGCAGACAATGAAGAGGAACAATGGTCAGATGATTTT GACAGTGATTATGAAAATCCAGATGACCACTCTGACTCTGAGATGTATGTGGTCCCCAGTGAAGAGAATCCTGATGACAGCTATGAGCCACCTCCAagtgagaaggagaaaaagaagattcCTTCTGCATTCCCTATTTCTAGGGGTGAATATGCAG ACAATCGCACCAGTCATCAACAGCTTCCTCCCATCAACAAACCTCTCCCAAGTACACCCAGTCCAGCCATGTCCAGACCAAAGAAACCATCTGTGCCATCCATGCCATTGCCATCTCCTGCTGCAAAACCAAAAGTGCCACCAAAGCCTAAGGAGTGCAGTGATGATGAG GATAATTATATTGTGCCAGTGGACAATGATGATGATAACTATATTGAACCCACAGAAAGCAGCATATCACTACCTACAAGAT cTCCTGTGAACAGATTTATGAAGACAACAAAGCCAGCCCCCCCTATTtctccaaagccttctcttaCTTCTGATATGCAAG AAGTCTATGAGGTTCCTGAAGAAGAG GAAAAACCATCACCACCACTGGTAACCAG TAGGTTCACCAAGCCACTCATGTTTATGCCTGCTCAGAATACAGAGCACTCCCACGTGCACAGTGTGACCAGAGAGTCACCTAAGCAGGATACTTCCAG aaatgttttgccTCTCCCCAGAAGTCGTCTTCTTCCAAAAACA GACCATGAAGCAAACAATAATGATGAAA GTCAGAGGTTCAGCAACACACAAGAATCCAGATTtcccactggagcagctccatctCCATTACCAAGGGGCCT CAAGAAAACTTCTAATGCAGTAATTTCACCA AAACCATGTTTACCCCCCAGAGAGACCTTAACTGCAAATGAAG AAAAACCTACGGCACCAGAACGACAACGCAGTTCCAACCAGGAGCTTCCACTTCCACCCCTTCCAAGTGGTGCCCAAAA GCCTCTGCTCCCAAAGTCCTCAATTCTGCCAA AAGTGCCAGAAGCTGCAAACCGTTCTTTGGGTgcttccctccccagcagcacttcATCTATTTCAAGTTCTGCAGACCAG GATGCTGGTGTTCACAGTAAAGCATGGTATGCTGCTACCTGTGATAGGAAAATGGCAGAAGATGCATTGTACCGATCAAACAAG GATGGATCTTTTCTAGTAAGGAAGAGTTCTGGACAGGACTCACGGCAACCATACACACTGGTGGTGTTTTACAACAGAAGAGTGTACAACATTCCTATACGATTTATTGAATCAACAAGACAATATGCACTGGGCAGAGAAAAAAGTGGTGAAGAG CGCTTTGACAGTGTTGCTGAAATAGTAGAGAATCACCAGCGCACCTCCCTGGTTCTAATTGACAGCCAGAACAACACAAAAGACTcaacaaaactgaaacatgTTGTAAGAGTTTCTTAA